One genomic window of Pseudomonadota bacterium includes the following:
- a CDS encoding PEGA domain-containing protein, with protein MDKRLRGDRRWSPRAGRAGASRAGGGWLALALICSLADSAFAAAPSATAAPAVTAASVRLTLAPSAAGAPDARVLVNGKPLGEAPLELALQPGRYLIEVTATGYVTWRQWVDAVAGQNLALVARLEPLAAAPPQAPPQPAPQPAPQPAPQPAPQPAPQPAPRTPPRGTLTVLSTVVGAEVFVDGELLGRAPIENAELLAGPHVVAVRAAGYEELLTTAEVLPGAAVRVDAPLQPELSASPRPAAAQGMPGPATPSTAGTAGRARLSPQGGGGLRMMTSQAATLVNPAAVAGDVALGFPQLITARLTVGLLDQRPLGRPIGVDGAVEFRSFGAITEVGGRARVRLIDRRPWALATSVALGGGGGPKSRNSFFVDLAAIGSVWLADRVALTARTTIGLYTDRLCPASASRNEVGACSVPPAGLSATAVRGRFTGLRWLLAGVLEVPINPWLNVFGSLEFAPWQGNRRAFSDAFVALMPASDPGVYGCVGVTLKR; from the coding sequence GTGGACAAGAGGTTACGAGGGGATCGGCGCTGGTCTCCGCGCGCGGGGCGTGCCGGCGCCAGCAGGGCCGGGGGCGGCTGGCTGGCCCTGGCGCTGATCTGTTCTCTTGCCGACAGCGCGTTCGCGGCAGCGCCCTCGGCGACGGCGGCACCGGCTGTCACCGCGGCCTCCGTCCGGCTGACGCTGGCCCCGAGCGCCGCCGGCGCGCCGGATGCCCGCGTCCTGGTCAACGGCAAGCCGCTCGGGGAGGCGCCGCTCGAGCTGGCGCTGCAGCCCGGGCGCTATCTAATCGAGGTCACCGCCACGGGCTACGTGACCTGGCGCCAATGGGTCGATGCGGTGGCGGGGCAGAACCTGGCGCTGGTCGCGCGGCTGGAGCCGCTGGCGGCGGCCCCGCCTCAGGCCCCGCCTCAGCCCGCACCTCAGCCCGCGCCTCAGCCCGCGCCTCAGCCCGCGCCTCAGCCCGCGCCTCAGCCCGCGCCGCGAACGCCGCCGCGTGGGACGCTGACGGTCCTCAGCACGGTGGTGGGGGCCGAGGTCTTTGTTGACGGCGAGCTGCTCGGCAGGGCGCCGATCGAGAACGCCGAGCTCTTGGCGGGACCGCATGTGGTGGCCGTGCGCGCCGCCGGCTACGAAGAGCTGCTTACGACCGCCGAGGTCCTGCCCGGTGCGGCGGTGCGGGTCGATGCGCCCTTGCAGCCGGAGTTAAGCGCGTCGCCGCGGCCGGCGGCTGCGCAGGGGATGCCGGGGCCAGCCACGCCTAGCACGGCAGGCACCGCGGGTCGCGCGCGGCTGAGCCCGCAGGGCGGCGGGGGTCTGCGGATGATGACGAGCCAGGCCGCGACCCTCGTCAACCCCGCTGCCGTCGCGGGTGACGTCGCGCTCGGCTTTCCGCAGCTGATCACGGCGCGGCTCACCGTCGGTCTCCTCGACCAACGCCCCCTTGGCCGCCCGATCGGCGTCGACGGTGCCGTCGAGTTCCGGAGCTTTGGCGCGATCACCGAGGTCGGTGGGCGGGCGCGCGTGCGGCTGATCGATCGCCGGCCCTGGGCTTTGGCGACCAGCGTCGCCCTCGGCGGCGGCGGTGGGCCGAAGTCACGCAATAGCTTCTTCGTCGATCTGGCGGCTATCGGCAGCGTCTGGCTCGCCGATCGCGTCGCGCTCACAGCCCGCACGACGATCGGCCTCTACACGGACCGCCTCTGTCCGGCCAGCGCCTCGCGCAATGAGGTCGGTGCTTGCAGCGTACCACCCGCAGGCCTCTCGGCGACGGCGGTGCGCGGACGCTTCACGGGCTTGCGCTGGCTCCTCGCCGGGGTGCTCGAGGTGCCGATCAATCCCTGGCTCAACGTTTTCGGGTCGCTCGAGTTCGCGCCCTGGCAGGGCAATCGGCGCGCCTTCAGCGATGCCTTCGTTGCGCTGATGCCGGCCTCCGATCCCGGGGTCTACGGCTGCGTCGGGGTCACGCTCAAGCGCTGA
- a CDS encoding 2,3-bisphosphoglycerate-independent phosphoglycerate mutase, translating to MKGSDSWQLARNGFGARRGPLVVVVMDGVGIGKGDEGDAVARARKPVLEGLWRDHPTIPLRAHGVAVGLPTEDDMGNSEVGHNALGAGRVFDQGAKRVGQALRDGSLFAGAVWRALTAQCRERGTPLHLIGLLSDGNVHSHVDQLHALIRRAHEEGVAKLRVHPLLDGRDVGGQTALIYLDALERLLAAINATPGRDYCIASGGGRMHVTMDRYEANWPVVEHGWKAHVLGQGRRFASARQAVETFRGEDPGANDQFLGEFVIERDGQPVGTIEDDHAVVLFNFRGDRAIQITRAFEDASFTPFDRVRVPRVLYAGMMQYDGDLGLPKRYLVEPPTIDRTLGEYLARNGIRQFACSETQKYGHVTYFWNGNRSGKFDEALETYVEVPSDRVPFEERPWMRAAEITDATIAALEGGATGLLRINYANGDMVGHTGSLNSTLQAVEAVDLCLGRLLRAVTRVGGIALVTADHGNADQMYELKKSGAIERDEAQQPRIRTAHSLNAVPFTIFDPAAAGEYQLVRDANPGGLSNVAATALWLMGYQAPAEYDAALVRPTSGRQ from the coding sequence ATGAAGGGCAGCGATTCCTGGCAGCTCGCGCGCAACGGCTTCGGAGCGCGGCGCGGGCCGCTGGTCGTGGTCGTGATGGATGGGGTCGGGATCGGCAAGGGCGACGAGGGTGATGCGGTGGCGCGCGCGCGCAAGCCCGTGCTCGAAGGGCTCTGGCGCGACCACCCGACGATTCCGCTGCGGGCGCATGGCGTGGCGGTCGGGCTGCCGACCGAGGACGATATGGGCAACTCCGAGGTCGGCCACAATGCGCTGGGCGCGGGGCGGGTCTTCGATCAGGGCGCCAAGCGGGTGGGCCAGGCGCTGCGCGACGGCAGCCTCTTCGCCGGCGCGGTCTGGCGCGCGCTGACCGCGCAGTGCCGTGAGCGCGGGACGCCGCTGCACCTCATCGGGCTGCTCAGCGACGGCAACGTCCACAGCCACGTCGATCAGCTCCATGCGCTGATCCGGCGCGCGCATGAGGAAGGCGTGGCCAAGCTGCGGGTCCACCCGCTGCTCGACGGACGGGATGTCGGCGGGCAGACCGCGCTGATTTACCTCGACGCGCTGGAGCGGCTGCTCGCGGCGATCAACGCCACGCCCGGGCGCGACTACTGCATCGCCTCGGGTGGCGGCCGGATGCACGTGACGATGGACCGCTACGAGGCCAACTGGCCGGTGGTGGAGCACGGTTGGAAAGCCCATGTGCTCGGCCAGGGGCGGCGCTTCGCCAGCGCGCGCCAGGCGGTCGAGACCTTCCGTGGCGAAGATCCCGGGGCCAACGATCAGTTCCTCGGCGAGTTCGTGATCGAGCGCGATGGACAGCCTGTAGGCACCATAGAGGATGACCACGCGGTCGTGCTCTTCAACTTCCGCGGCGACCGCGCGATCCAGATCACGCGAGCCTTCGAGGACGCTTCGTTCACGCCCTTCGATCGCGTCCGCGTGCCGCGCGTGCTCTACGCTGGGATGATGCAGTACGACGGTGATCTCGGCTTGCCGAAGCGTTATCTGGTCGAACCGCCGACGATCGATCGCACGCTGGGCGAGTATCTCGCGCGCAACGGCATCCGGCAGTTCGCCTGCAGCGAGACGCAGAAGTACGGCCACGTGACCTACTTCTGGAACGGCAACCGCAGCGGCAAGTTCGACGAGGCGCTCGAGACCTATGTGGAGGTGCCCTCGGATCGCGTGCCCTTTGAAGAGCGGCCGTGGATGAGAGCGGCCGAGATCACGGATGCGACGATCGCGGCGCTGGAGGGCGGTGCGACTGGGCTGTTGCGCATCAACTACGCCAATGGCGACATGGTCGGTCACACCGGCAGTCTCAACTCGACGTTACAGGCGGTGGAGGCGGTTGACCTCTGTCTCGGTCGCCTGCTGCGGGCGGTCACGCGGGTCGGGGGTATCGCGCTGGTCACCGCCGATCACGGCAACGCCGATCAGATGTACGAGCTGAAGAAGAGCGGGGCGATCGAGCGCGACGAGGCGCAGCAGCCGCGGATACGCACGGCGCATAGCCTCAATGCCGTGCCCTTCACGATCTTCGATCCGGCGGCGGCGGGCGAGTATCAGCTCGTGCGCGACGCCAACCCGGGCGGCCTGAGCAACGTCGCTGCGACGGCGTTGTGGCTGATGGGCTATCAGGCCCCAGCCGAGTACGATGCGGCCTTGGTGCGACCGACCAGCGGGCGCCAGTAA
- a CDS encoding serine acetyltransferase yields MTRVPQPATNGGVALDLAAVVEELCGNASPMTHRWLEDRQLDPLPSRDVVVRISELLRIVLFPGYFGSSELRAETVRYHVGHTLDDIQRTLAVQIQRSLAFAESDAAAQTSEHEARARSITTAFVGALPCIQELLATDVRAAFEGDPAARSPDETIFCYPGVLAVTHYRVAHELHRLGVPLLPRMITEHAHSVTGIDIHPGATIGAGFFIDHGTGVVIGETSVIGNGVRIYQGVTLGARSFPLDATGSPVKGIPRHPIIEDGVVIYSGATVLGRVTIGSGSVIGGNVWLTVSVPAGSRITSAPPRQDVFASGGGI; encoded by the coding sequence ATGACGCGCGTCCCGCAGCCAGCGACCAACGGCGGGGTGGCGCTCGACCTGGCCGCGGTGGTCGAGGAGCTCTGCGGCAACGCGAGCCCGATGACGCATCGCTGGCTCGAGGATCGGCAGCTCGATCCGCTGCCCTCGCGCGATGTCGTCGTGCGCATTAGCGAGCTGCTGCGCATCGTGCTCTTCCCGGGCTACTTCGGTTCCTCCGAGCTGCGGGCCGAGACGGTGCGCTACCACGTCGGCCACACGCTCGACGACATCCAGCGCACGCTGGCGGTCCAGATTCAGCGCAGCCTGGCCTTCGCCGAGAGCGACGCGGCGGCGCAGACCAGCGAACACGAGGCGCGGGCGCGGTCGATCACCACCGCCTTCGTTGGCGCCTTGCCGTGCATCCAGGAGCTGTTGGCTACCGATGTGCGGGCGGCCTTCGAGGGTGATCCGGCGGCGCGTTCACCCGACGAGACGATCTTCTGTTATCCGGGCGTGCTGGCGGTGACGCACTATCGCGTGGCCCACGAGCTTCATCGGCTGGGGGTCCCGCTGCTGCCACGGATGATCACCGAGCACGCGCATAGCGTGACCGGCATCGACATCCATCCCGGGGCGACGATCGGCGCCGGCTTCTTCATCGATCACGGCACCGGGGTCGTGATCGGCGAAACGAGCGTGATCGGCAACGGCGTGCGGATTTATCAGGGGGTCACGCTTGGTGCGCGGTCCTTTCCGCTCGACGCGACGGGCAGCCCGGTCAAGGGCATTCCCCGCCATCCGATCATCGAGGACGGCGTGGTCATCTACTCGGGCGCGACCGTGCTCGGTCGCGTGACGATCGGTAGCGGGTCGGTGATCGGCGGCAATGTTTGGCTGACCGTCAGCGTGCCGGCCGGCAGCCGCATCACCTCGGCGCCGCCGCGACAGGATGTCTTCGCCAGCGGCGGCGGGATCTGA
- the cysK gene encoding cysteine synthase A, with translation MRVARDITELVGRTPLVRLNRLAANVPAQILLKLETLNPCASVKDRIGLSMIERAEAQGAIHAETIIIEPTSGNTGVALAFVCAARGYRCTLVMPETMSVERRKLLRALGAELVLTPGAEGMLGAVRRAEELVSQDARYLMPQQFCNPANPEVHQQTTAEEIWADTDGSVDVLVSGVGTGGTIVGISRALKARKPSFRAIAVEPADSPVLSGGKPGPHRLQGIGAGFIPEVYDPALVDEVVAVGHDEAGEIARRLAREEGVLAGISSGAAVWAALQVAARPEYLGQTFVVIVPSSAERYLSTWLFEDPR, from the coding sequence CTGGTCCGGCTCAATCGCCTGGCGGCCAACGTGCCGGCGCAGATCCTGCTCAAGCTCGAGACGCTCAATCCCTGCGCCAGCGTCAAGGATCGCATCGGCCTGAGCATGATCGAGCGCGCCGAGGCGCAGGGCGCGATCCACGCCGAGACGATCATCATCGAGCCGACGAGCGGCAACACGGGGGTCGCGCTGGCCTTCGTTTGCGCCGCTCGCGGTTACCGCTGCACGCTGGTGATGCCGGAGACGATGAGCGTCGAGCGCCGCAAGCTGCTGCGTGCCCTCGGTGCCGAGCTGGTGCTGACCCCGGGCGCCGAGGGGATGCTGGGCGCGGTGCGGCGGGCCGAAGAACTCGTCAGCCAGGACGCGCGCTACCTGATGCCGCAGCAGTTCTGCAACCCGGCGAACCCCGAGGTTCATCAGCAGACGACGGCCGAGGAGATCTGGGCCGACACTGACGGCAGCGTCGACGTGCTCGTCTCCGGGGTGGGTACGGGCGGGACCATCGTTGGCATCAGCCGGGCGCTCAAGGCGCGCAAGCCCTCGTTCCGCGCGATCGCCGTCGAGCCGGCGGACTCTCCTGTGCTCAGCGGTGGGAAGCCCGGTCCGCACCGGCTCCAGGGCATCGGCGCCGGGTTCATTCCCGAGGTCTACGATCCGGCGCTCGTCGACGAGGTGGTCGCGGTCGGACACGACGAGGCGGGTGAGATTGCGCGCCGCCTGGCCCGCGAAGAGGGCGTGCTCGCTGGTATCTCCTCGGGTGCCGCCGTCTGGGCGGCGCTGCAGGTCGCGGCGCGCCCCGAGTACCTGGGCCAGACCTTCGTGGTGATCGTGCCGAGCAGCGCCGAGCGCTATCTCAGCACCTGGCTCTTCGAGGATCCGCGATGA